In a single window of the Bacteroidota bacterium genome:
- a CDS encoding tail fiber domain-containing protein has translation MSNGFMGIGITNPTAKFQVFGGQISQVQTGTFGTFATGNEWIGLGLAGSAAAPINTVYGLGLSRGGFAGYYNLVDNGTTKDLIIGYGNEGTALDANQRMRIRSIRTNGAGAPANKDLMVFNSAGYVGVNADPGTIAFLVDATAATVPATNAFRAITVLTNGSFASPAAATFSSIGQEGNSTITPGTDITGLRAQNGNAGLNCQVNASVAEITWQDLNFAGAVSTATTAQDRITFNFRNNQSANNATNKKEVMTILATGRVGINTATPVATGTFNVAPSPAGTFNFFLDVNGGVRAQGYFAFSDQRFKTDIKTIENPMDRIMKMRGTSYIFNAPGAEEGTPGVQQIGFIAQELEQVVPEAVAKGDDGIYAVNYGAITPLLVEGMKVQQQQIVTQEQKITEQQNQITTQQAQINTLLAEVAALKGNTVTNDGVQAPLEVNPALGSLQQNVPNPFNQQTVINFNVVQNAGVASLIIYDLNGRQIRAEQLNQRGAGQFVINANELAPGMYIYTLIVDGKAADSKRMIVTE, from the coding sequence TTGAGTAACGGTTTCATGGGTATAGGAATTACCAATCCAACCGCTAAATTTCAGGTTTTCGGTGGCCAAATCTCGCAGGTGCAAACCGGAACATTCGGCACATTTGCAACCGGTAACGAATGGATTGGTTTAGGTTTGGCTGGTTCTGCTGCTGCTCCGATTAATACGGTTTATGGCCTTGGTCTTTCGCGCGGCGGTTTTGCCGGTTATTACAATCTTGTAGATAATGGTACTACCAAAGACCTGATTATCGGTTACGGCAACGAAGGAACTGCATTAGATGCCAATCAGCGTATGCGCATCCGCAGTATTCGAACAAATGGTGCGGGCGCACCTGCAAATAAAGACCTGATGGTGTTTAACAGCGCCGGCTACGTGGGTGTAAATGCCGATCCGGGAACCATTGCATTTCTGGTTGATGCCACCGCTGCAACTGTTCCTGCCACGAATGCATTCAGAGCAATTACGGTACTTACAAACGGCAGCTTCGCATCGCCTGCTGCGGCTACTTTTTCTTCAATTGGTCAGGAAGGAAACAGCACCATCACACCGGGTACAGATATTACCGGTTTGCGCGCACAAAACGGTAATGCCGGCCTGAATTGTCAGGTAAATGCCAGCGTGGCCGAAATTACCTGGCAGGATCTGAATTTTGCCGGGGCCGTTTCCACAGCAACAACAGCGCAGGACCGCATTACGTTTAACTTCCGCAACAATCAGTCGGCCAATAATGCGACCAACAAAAAAGAAGTAATGACCATACTGGCTACCGGCCGTGTAGGAATCAACACCGCTACACCGGTTGCTACAGGTACATTCAACGTAGCTCCTTCGCCGGCGGGTACATTCAACTTCTTTCTTGATGTAAACGGCGGTGTGCGTGCACAAGGCTACTTTGCATTTTCCGATCAGCGCTTCAAAACCGATATCAAAACCATCGAAAACCCGATGGATCGAATCATGAAAATGCGCGGCACAAGCTACATCTTCAACGCACCTGGTGCTGAAGAAGGTACGCCCGGTGTGCAGCAAATTGGTTTTATTGCACAAGAGCTTGAGCAGGTAGTACCCGAAGCAGTAGCCAAAGGCGACGATGGTATTTACGCGGTAAACTATGGTGCAATTACTCCGCTTCTGGTTGAAGGCATGAAAGTGCAGCAGCAGCAGATTGTAACACAGGAGCAGAAAATTACCGAGCAGCAGAACCAGATTACCACCCAGCAGGCTCAGATTAATACGCTGCTTGCCGAAGTAGCTGCACTTAAAGGCAACACCGTTACAAACGACGGCGTGCAGGCTCCGCTTGAAGTGAATCCTGCGCTTGGCTCATTGCAGCAGAACGTGCCCAATCCGTTCAACCAGCAAACGGTAATCAACTTCAACGTGGTGCAGAACGCCGGTGTGGCCAGCCTGATTATTTACGATCTCAACGGCCGCCAGATCCGTGCTGAGCAACTCAACCAGCGTGGTGCCGGTCAGTTTGTAATCAACGCAAACGAACTTGCTCCGGGCATGTACATCTACACGCTTATTGTTGACGGCAAAGCGGCCGACAGCAAGCGTATGATTGTGACGGAATAA